The following proteins are encoded in a genomic region of Thermodesulfobacteriota bacterium:
- the sucC gene encoding succinate--CoA ligase subunit beta (catalyzes the interconversion of succinyl-CoA and succinate): NALYRHKDVEDMRDLDEEDSREVAAARFNLNYVSLDGNIGCMVNGAGLAMSTMDIIKLFGGAPANFLDVGGGATKEQVTVAFKLLTSAPEVKAVLVNIFGGIMRCDIIADGIVQAATDVGLKVPLVVRLQGTNAEKGREILKGSGLDIIPVENMDEAAEKVVAAAGGK, translated from the coding sequence CAACGCGCTCTACCGCCACAAGGATGTAGAGGATATGCGCGACCTGGACGAGGAGGACTCCCGGGAGGTCGCGGCCGCGCGCTTCAACCTGAACTACGTCTCCCTTGACGGGAACATAGGGTGCATGGTCAACGGCGCGGGGCTCGCCATGTCCACCATGGACATAATAAAGCTCTTCGGGGGCGCCCCGGCCAACTTCCTGGACGTGGGAGGAGGCGCCACGAAGGAGCAGGTAACCGTCGCCTTCAAGCTCCTGACCTCCGCCCCCGAGGTAAAGGCCGTGCTCGTCAACATATTCGGCGGCATAATGAGGTGCGACATCATAGCCGACGGCATAGTGCAGGCCGCGACCGACGTGGGGCTGAAGGTCCCGCTCGTCGTGAGGCTCCAGGGCACGAACGCCGAGAAGGGCAGGGAGATACTGAAGGGGTCGGGCCTTGATATAATCCCGGTCGAAAATATGGACGAGGCCGCCGAAAAGGTCGTCGCCGCCGCGGGGGGGAAGTAA
- the sucD gene encoding succinate--CoA ligase subunit alpha, producing the protein MSILVNKDTKVICQGITGEQGTFHSRQMVEYGTKMVGGVTPGKGGQKVDGIPVFNTVDEAVKKTGADASVIYVPAPFAADAIMEAVDAGIELVICITEGIPVVDMVGARRFMAGSGSRLIGPNCPGVITPDECKIGIMPGHIHKRGSIGVVSRSGTLTYEAVDQLTKLGLGQSTCVGIGGDPVNGTNFIDVIEMFEADPETEAVIMIGEIGGTDEEEAAEYIKKHVKKPVVGYIAGVTAPAGKRMGHAGAIIAGGKGTAAEKMEALASAGVRVTENPAEIGKTVMELLEKV; encoded by the coding sequence ATGAGCATACTCGTAAATAAAGACACCAAGGTGATATGCCAGGGCATTACCGGCGAGCAGGGCACCTTCCACAGCCGCCAGATGGTCGAGTACGGCACGAAGATGGTCGGCGGGGTAACGCCCGGCAAGGGCGGCCAGAAGGTGGACGGCATACCGGTCTTCAATACGGTCGACGAAGCCGTCAAGAAGACCGGTGCTGACGCCTCGGTCATATACGTACCCGCCCCGTTCGCGGCCGACGCGATAATGGAGGCCGTGGACGCCGGAATAGAGCTCGTTATCTGCATAACCGAGGGCATACCGGTCGTGGATATGGTCGGCGCGAGGAGGTTTATGGCGGGGAGCGGGTCGAGGCTCATAGGTCCGAACTGCCCAGGAGTCATAACCCCGGATGAATGCAAGATCGGCATCATGCCCGGGCACATACATAAAAGGGGTAGTATAGGCGTGGTTTCGAGGAGTGGCACCCTTACCTACGAGGCCGTGGACCAGCTTACGAAACTCGGGCTCGGCCAGTCCACTTGTGTGGGCATAGGCGGCGACCCGGTGAACGGCACGAACTTCATCGACGTGATCGAGATGTTCGAGGCCGACCCGGAGACCGAGGCCGTCATCATGATAGGCGAGATAGGCGGTACGGACGAGGAAGAGGCCGCCGAGTACATAAAGAAGCACGTCAAGAAGCCGGTCGTCGGCTACATAGCGGGCGTTACCGCGCCTGCGGGCAAGCGCATGGGCCACGCCGGGGCCATTATAGCCGGCGGCAAGGGCACGGCCGCCGAGAAGATGGAGGCCCTTGCCTCGGCCGGGGTGCGGGTTACGGAAAATCCGGCGGAAATCGGCAAAACAGTGATGGAACTCCTCGAAAAGGTGTGA
- a CDS encoding 4Fe-4S binding protein produces MSEPAKKLPRIVISEKLCKGCAICVDFCPTNVLEMKGPVVVVKDLDACTRCQLCDLRCPDFAIQVFD; encoded by the coding sequence GTGTCTGAACCGGCGAAAAAGCTGCCCAGGATAGTAATAAGCGAAAAGCTCTGTAAGGGCTGCGCCATCTGTGTGGACTTCTGCCCGACCAACGTCCTTGAGATGAAGGGGCCCGTGGTGGTCGTAAAGGACCTCGATGCGTGCACCCGGTGCCAGCTCTGCGACCTCCGGTGCCCGGACTTCGCCATACAGGTCTTCGATTGA